The DNA sequence TTTTCCTCCTTCTACGAAAACCGGAAAATAAACGCGGGAGCCGCGGGTAAGGTTTTTAATGTCGCAGTTTCCTCCGTTTTCCCGCGGCGGGACGGTGCGGGCACCTTCCTTAGCGATTTTATCGAATTGCTCTCCCTTTACATTTCCAATCACAGCACTGTCTATGTCAGGCAGTTCTGCATAAGGTGGGACACGCTGAGGGTCATGGTCCACTAACTCTTTTTCCCGTTTATTCCATTCGTTCAGCAGCTCATGGGAGGGAGCCGTGCCGATAAGTCCCGGATGAATCAAACCGGGAAAAGAAACCCCGGGAACATGGCGGGAAGAGGCATAAATGCCGTTAAATTCCCATATGGATTTTGCTGCTTCCGGAAAGTGAGCTGTTAAAAAGCCTCCGCCGTTTTCATGTGCGAAAATACCGTTAAACCCCCACTCCGCTTCAGGAAATGTTCCAATATCCAAAATATCAACGACAAGAAGATCCCCCGGACTGACGCCATTAACATGAACGGGACCGCTCAGTACATGTACCCGTTTTAAATTCACGTTTTTAATATCTGAAACGTCATCATTATTAGCAATTTGACCGTCCGTCCAGTCAAGGCATTCCATCCGGAACGATTCTCCTGGATCTGCTGAAAAAACAGCGGGGATGTCCGGGTGCCAACGGTTATGACCCGGCATTTCCTGTTGGTCCATCTTTTTATTGAGGTCAATTTTAAAGCGTGTTTTCGGCATTTAGAAGCACTCCTTTTTTTATTGTTTTCAAAAAAAGCGCACCTTCACAATGACAGCAGCCGGCTTATGTCACCTCCTTTATTCATATGAAAAACAGGAAATAATTACATCCTCTTACAATACAATTATCATAATTGAGAGCGCTCTCATAAGTCAATAAAAAAAGAAATTTAATCCAAAATTGTAAAATATATTAACTTGAAAGAACAAAATAGTCTGTAAATCACTTTAACGAAGGAGGGGATCTGATTCGGGAGACTTTAACTGGAATTAAGCAGGGGTCCTGGAGGTGTCCTTCGAATGGCCGAACTGAAGTTTTCCTGCATGGAAACGTACTTTCTCGGGCTGGGCTTATATGAAAAAATACCCTCACCAATGGCGAGGGCATTCTCTGATTAACCAGGATAATTCCGGTTTTTATTCTTTTATTCAGCATAACCTTGTGGATCATCTTCACGACCGTACCAGACGTGAGCATAATTTCCTTCAATTGCTACTCCCATAGTAGTAATCGTTGACCAGGAGTTTTGACCAGTCATTAAAGCGTTATGAGATTCACTGTTTTTCCAACCGTTCATAGCTTTTTCAACAGTAGCTTCCTCGTTATGCCAGTAGGAATTTTCAAAACCATCCCCAGTGTAAACACCATCTGTAATTTCAGAAGGTTTGATTCTTGTTTTCACTCCGTCGTCATCTGAACCACCGTAGCAGACCGGTGTCCAGCTGCCGTTATCTGACCAGCTGTGCAGGTTACAATCTGTACTTGCTTTTTCCGGGCTGTACGCATTGGAATCCTCTACGTGGGCACGGGCAGTTTCTGTAAGTGAAATGGAAACGGACAGAGGGGCAAGGCCCTGTTCTTCACGGTAAGCATTGATGTTTTGAGCTAGCTTCTGCTCATCGGAAGTGAGAGAGAACCCTTCTTCATTTTCATTATCTTCCAGAGAGGAAACTTTATCCTCTTCTTTAAGAATACGGGTTAAAAACGCAGCCGTTTCAGCGCGTGTACTCTGATTATCAGGATAATAATTACCATCGCTGGCGCCCATTGCAATTCCTGCGTCTGCCAGAGATTGGATTTCATCGCTGTAAACGTGGTTTTCTGTATCAGCAAAAGAAGGCGCAGAATCAGACCCTGAGAGTTCAAAAGCACGTTTAATTAATACAGCAAGTTCACCGCGGGTAATG is a window from the Alkalicoccus halolimnae genome containing:
- the fmdA gene encoding formamidase — encoded protein: MPKTRFKIDLNKKMDQQEMPGHNRWHPDIPAVFSADPGESFRMECLDWTDGQIANNDDVSDIKNVNLKRVHVLSGPVHVNGVSPGDLLVVDILDIGTFPEAEWGFNGIFAHENGGGFLTAHFPEAAKSIWEFNGIYASSRHVPGVSFPGLIHPGLIGTAPSHELLNEWNKREKELVDHDPQRVPPYAELPDIDSAVIGNVKGEQFDKIAKEGARTVPPRENGGNCDIKNLTRGSRVYFPVFVEGGKLSVGDLHFSQGDGEISFCGGIEIPGWIDLKVDVIKGGMEKYQIKSNPVFRTSPVEPHFTDYIVFEGVSVNEHSGQQHYLDAHLAYKRACLNAIDYMKTLGYTGEQAYMLLSTAPVEGRVSGIVDIPNACCTVAIPKDIFDKDPFPEK
- a CDS encoding S-layer homology domain-containing protein, with protein sequence MKRWMISLGLFAAALTCLPTSGLAYSDVSEDRWYYDEVTELSEKNIITGFPNGDFRPDSNISRQDTAVMIFRALGMDEDAEVTSPFEDLNKDSYAHQAVASLYEAGVITGTSETTFEGTRDITRGELAVLIKRAFELSGSDSAPSFADTENHVYSDEIQSLADAGIAMGASDGNYYPDNQSTRAETAAFLTRILKEEDKVSSLEDNENEEGFSLTSDEQKLAQNINAYREEQGLAPLSVSISLTETARAHVEDSNAYSPEKASTDCNLHSWSDNGSWTPVCYGGSDDDGVKTRIKPSEITDGVYTGDGFENSYWHNEEATVEKAMNGWKNSESHNALMTGQNSWSTITTMGVAIEGNYAHVWYGREDDPQGYAE